Proteins encoded together in one Cicer arietinum cultivar CDC Frontier isolate Library 1 chromosome 4, Cicar.CDCFrontier_v2.0, whole genome shotgun sequence window:
- the LOC101508545 gene encoding NDR1/HIN1-like protein 26 gives MYGNDHIPVHHASGQNPNPKPVKRHHSTKYYIQRVQDSLTTRVSKMVCTVFLSLLAIIGLIIFIIWLSLRPHRPRFFIHEFTLPGLAQQSSYGNAQVTFKVNARNSNQNIGVYYESMDGSVYYRNQKIGSIPLLSSFYQGPKNTTEVDGVFSGTTLTISSQGWSEIQNDRDDGSVMFSLELTSVIKFKISTWGSKRHKMHANCDVAVGPDGSLLHIYKDKKCPVYFD, from the coding sequence ATGTACGGCAACGATCACATACCCGTTCACCACGCTTCCGGTCAGAACCCGAATCCAAAACCCGTAAAACGCCACCATTCCACCAAATACTACATCCAACGGGTCCAAGATAGCCTCACAACCCGAGTCTCTAAAATGGTCTGCACCGTCTTTTTGAGCCTCCTCGCAATTATTGGGCTCATCATTTTTATCATCTGGCTCAGTTTACGTCCGCACCGGCCCAGGTTTTTTATCCACGAGTTTACCTTACCGGGCCTGGCCCAACAATCCAGTTACGGAAATGCCCAAGTAACATTCAAAGTAAATGCCCGAAACTCCAACCAAAATATTGGGGTTTACTATGAGTCAATGGACGGGTCAGTTTATTACCGGAACCAAAAAATCGGGTCAATACCGTTACTTTCTTCGTTTTATCAGGGGCCAAAGAATACCACAGAGGTGGACGGCGTTTTCAGTGGTACAACGTTGACCATTAGTAGTCAAGGTTGGTCAGAAATCCAAAACGATAGGGATGATGGTAGCGTAATGTTCAGTTTGGAATTAACGTCtgtgattaaatttaagatATCCACGTGGGGTAGTAAACGCCATAAGATGCATGCCAATTGTGATGTCGCTGTGGGACCCGATGGCTCTCTCTTACATATTTACAAGGACAAGAAGTGCCCTGTTTACTTCGATTAA
- the LOC101508862 gene encoding cysteine-rich receptor-like protein kinase 25 isoform X2, with translation MSSFQLLFLLPSFFFHFVHCSPSPILEATIDNVTNAYYNCTRNTTSATNNAYHSNIKTLLEWLSSNSSNSLRYYNTTVASQNSADTVYGSFLCVRDIDPRLCQLSVIEAAKLISSLCTTAAEAIVWYSVCYVRYSDRRFFSTVEKSPELSFMNDKNYVGQVERFNNILWDMLNNLRIETANASTKFAEKSVNLTDNQKLYGFTWCVPYLSKENCGWCLTSAIAEVPTTCCRGKSGGSIYYPSCGVRFELYPFHKELGNIPWVPPATSPYLSALPGKGKQKTLTLIVIVVPIVVSLVVLALGYRCFLYRKERKNQHDILKESFGNDIATFESLQFELAKIYAATNRFAAENRIGKGGFGEVYKGILSDGQEIAVKRLTRSSGQGAVEFKNEVQVIAKLQHRNLVRLLGFCLEDEEKILIYEYVPNKSLDYFLFDPQKRKLLSWSQRQKIIKGIVRGILYLHEDSRLKIIHRDLKPSNVLLDSNMNPKISDFGMARIMYTDQIEESTGRIVGTYGYISPEYAMHGYFSVKSDVFSFGIMVLEIISGKRKGCSAESECVDDIRRYAWKKWAEQTPLELVDPHIEGTYSQEEVIKYIHIGLLCVQEVPEERPTMATIAFYLNSPSINLPSPLEPPYFKRSGIEENTTQIKELDIISDSTNGIT, from the exons ATGAGTTCCTTCCAATTGTTGTTTTTACTTCCATCTTTCTTTTTCCACTTTGTTCATTGCTCTCCTTCTCCCATCTTAGAAGCTACTATTGATAATGTTACGAATGCTTACTATAACTGCACAAGGAACACCACTTCTGCTACCAATAATGCTTACCATTCCAACATCAAAACACTCCTAGAATGGCTTTCCTCAAATAGCAGTAACAGCCTCAGATACTACAACACCACAGTTGCTAGCCAAAACTCTGCAGACACTGTCTATGGTTCTTTCCTTTGTGTTAGAGACATTGACCCCAGACTATGCCAGTTGAGCGTGATAGAAGCAGCCAAACTCATATCATCACTGTGCACCACAGCAGCAGAAGCCATAGTTTGGTACTCAGTATGCTATGTGCGCTATTCTGATCGTCGCTTCTTTTCCACCGTGGAGAAAAGTCCAGAACTTTCTTTCATGAATGATAAGAATTATGTGGGTCAAGTTGAGCGCTTCAACAACATTCTTTGGGACATGTTGAACAATTTGAGAATTGAGACAGCAAATGCTTCTACTAAATTTGCTGAGAAGTCAGTGAACCTCACAGACAACCAAAAATTATATGGCTTCACTTGGTGTGTCCCATACCTATCCAAAGAAAACTGTGGTTGGTGTCTTACCAGTGCTATAGCAGAAGTTCCAACCACTTGCTGCAGAGGAAAATCTGGAGGCTCAATATATTATCCCAGTTGTGGTGTTAGATTTGAATTATATCCATTCCACAAGGAACTCGGCAATATTCCTTGGGTGCCACCGGCTACAAGTCCTTACCTTTCAGCTTTACCAG GAAAAGGAAAACAGAAGACATTAACATTAATTGTGATCGTAGTTCCAATTGTTGTTTCACTGGTGGTTCTAGCCTTGGGATACCGTTGCTTTCTatatagaaaagaaagaaagaatcaGCATGACATTCTCAAAGAAAGCT TTGGGAATGACATTGCCACTTTTGAGTCCTTGCAATTTGAATTAGCCAAAATTTATGCTGCAACAAACAGATTTGCTGCAGAAAACAGAATAGGCAAAGGTGGATTTGGAGAAGTCTACAAG GGAATTCTTTCGGATGGACAAGAAATTGCTGTGAAGAGGCTTACAAGAAGTTCTGGGCAAGGTGCAGTAGAGTTTAAAAATGAGGTTCAAGTTATAGCCAAGCTTCAACACAGGAATCTAGTGAGATTACTAGGATTTTGTTTGGAAGATGAAGAGAAGATACTTATCTATGAGTATGTACCAAACAAGAGTCTTGATTACTTTTTATTTG ATCCCCAGAAGAGAAAACTGTTATCTTGGTCTCAACGTCAGAAAATCATCAAAGGAATTGTCCGTGGAATTCTTTATCTACATGAAGATTCTCGCCTCAAAATAATACATCGTGATCTAAAACCTAGCAATGTCTTGTTAGATAGTAATATGAATCCGAAAATATCAGATTTTGGCATGGCTAGAATCATGTATACAGATCAAATTGAAGAAAGTACAGGCAGGATTGTAGGGACATA TGGTTATATATCTCCAGAATATGCAATGCACGGATACTTTTCTGTGAAATCCGATGTGTTTAGTTTCGGAATTATGGTTCTAGAGATTATTAGTGGAAAGAGGAAAGGTTGTTCTGCTGAATCAGAGTGCGTTGATGACATCCGAAGATAT GCTTGGAAAAAATGGGCAGAGCAAACGCCGTTGGAACTGGTGGATCCTCATATAGAAGGAACTTATTCTCAAGAAGAAGTCATCAAGTACATCCACATTGGTTTATTATGTGTTCAGGAAGTTCCAGAAGAAAGACCTACAATGGCAACAATTGCATTCTACCTCAACAGCCCTTCAATCAACTTGCCATCACCTCTCGAACCTCCATATTTTAAGCGTAGTGGAATTGAAGAAAACACGACCCAGATCAAAGAATTGGACATTATCAGTGATTCCACCAATGGAATCACTTGA
- the LOC101508862 gene encoding cysteine-rich receptor-like protein kinase 25 isoform X1, with the protein MSSFQLLFLLPSFFFHFVHCSPSPILEATIDNVTNAYYNCTRNTTSATNNAYHSNIKTLLEWLSSNSSNSLRYYNTTVASQNSADTVYGSFLCVRDIDPRLCQLSVIEAAKLISSLCTTAAEAIVWYSVCYVRYSDRRFFSTVEKSPELSFMNDKNYVGQVERFNNILWDMLNNLRIETANASTKFAEKSVNLTDNQKLYGFTWCVPYLSKENCGWCLTSAIAEVPTTCCRGKSGGSIYYPSCGVRFELYPFHKELGNIPWVPPATSPYLSALPGKGKQKTLTLIVIVVPIVVSLVVLALGYRCFLYRKERKNQHDILKESFGNDIATFESLQFELAKIYAATNRFAAENRIGKGGFGEVYKVSISTSTTLNDNINYTLVFHRLLPYVIQGILSDGQEIAVKRLTRSSGQGAVEFKNEVQVIAKLQHRNLVRLLGFCLEDEEKILIYEYVPNKSLDYFLFDPQKRKLLSWSQRQKIIKGIVRGILYLHEDSRLKIIHRDLKPSNVLLDSNMNPKISDFGMARIMYTDQIEESTGRIVGTYGYISPEYAMHGYFSVKSDVFSFGIMVLEIISGKRKGCSAESECVDDIRRYAWKKWAEQTPLELVDPHIEGTYSQEEVIKYIHIGLLCVQEVPEERPTMATIAFYLNSPSINLPSPLEPPYFKRSGIEENTTQIKELDIISDSTNGIT; encoded by the exons ATGAGTTCCTTCCAATTGTTGTTTTTACTTCCATCTTTCTTTTTCCACTTTGTTCATTGCTCTCCTTCTCCCATCTTAGAAGCTACTATTGATAATGTTACGAATGCTTACTATAACTGCACAAGGAACACCACTTCTGCTACCAATAATGCTTACCATTCCAACATCAAAACACTCCTAGAATGGCTTTCCTCAAATAGCAGTAACAGCCTCAGATACTACAACACCACAGTTGCTAGCCAAAACTCTGCAGACACTGTCTATGGTTCTTTCCTTTGTGTTAGAGACATTGACCCCAGACTATGCCAGTTGAGCGTGATAGAAGCAGCCAAACTCATATCATCACTGTGCACCACAGCAGCAGAAGCCATAGTTTGGTACTCAGTATGCTATGTGCGCTATTCTGATCGTCGCTTCTTTTCCACCGTGGAGAAAAGTCCAGAACTTTCTTTCATGAATGATAAGAATTATGTGGGTCAAGTTGAGCGCTTCAACAACATTCTTTGGGACATGTTGAACAATTTGAGAATTGAGACAGCAAATGCTTCTACTAAATTTGCTGAGAAGTCAGTGAACCTCACAGACAACCAAAAATTATATGGCTTCACTTGGTGTGTCCCATACCTATCCAAAGAAAACTGTGGTTGGTGTCTTACCAGTGCTATAGCAGAAGTTCCAACCACTTGCTGCAGAGGAAAATCTGGAGGCTCAATATATTATCCCAGTTGTGGTGTTAGATTTGAATTATATCCATTCCACAAGGAACTCGGCAATATTCCTTGGGTGCCACCGGCTACAAGTCCTTACCTTTCAGCTTTACCAG GAAAAGGAAAACAGAAGACATTAACATTAATTGTGATCGTAGTTCCAATTGTTGTTTCACTGGTGGTTCTAGCCTTGGGATACCGTTGCTTTCTatatagaaaagaaagaaagaatcaGCATGACATTCTCAAAGAAAGCT TTGGGAATGACATTGCCACTTTTGAGTCCTTGCAATTTGAATTAGCCAAAATTTATGCTGCAACAAACAGATTTGCTGCAGAAAACAGAATAGGCAAAGGTGGATTTGGAGAAGTCTACAAGGTAAGCATATCAACTAGTACTACATTAAACGATAATATCAACTACACACTTGTTTTCCATAGACTCCTTCCATATGTTATTCAGGGAATTCTTTCGGATGGACAAGAAATTGCTGTGAAGAGGCTTACAAGAAGTTCTGGGCAAGGTGCAGTAGAGTTTAAAAATGAGGTTCAAGTTATAGCCAAGCTTCAACACAGGAATCTAGTGAGATTACTAGGATTTTGTTTGGAAGATGAAGAGAAGATACTTATCTATGAGTATGTACCAAACAAGAGTCTTGATTACTTTTTATTTG ATCCCCAGAAGAGAAAACTGTTATCTTGGTCTCAACGTCAGAAAATCATCAAAGGAATTGTCCGTGGAATTCTTTATCTACATGAAGATTCTCGCCTCAAAATAATACATCGTGATCTAAAACCTAGCAATGTCTTGTTAGATAGTAATATGAATCCGAAAATATCAGATTTTGGCATGGCTAGAATCATGTATACAGATCAAATTGAAGAAAGTACAGGCAGGATTGTAGGGACATA TGGTTATATATCTCCAGAATATGCAATGCACGGATACTTTTCTGTGAAATCCGATGTGTTTAGTTTCGGAATTATGGTTCTAGAGATTATTAGTGGAAAGAGGAAAGGTTGTTCTGCTGAATCAGAGTGCGTTGATGACATCCGAAGATAT GCTTGGAAAAAATGGGCAGAGCAAACGCCGTTGGAACTGGTGGATCCTCATATAGAAGGAACTTATTCTCAAGAAGAAGTCATCAAGTACATCCACATTGGTTTATTATGTGTTCAGGAAGTTCCAGAAGAAAGACCTACAATGGCAACAATTGCATTCTACCTCAACAGCCCTTCAATCAACTTGCCATCACCTCTCGAACCTCCATATTTTAAGCGTAGTGGAATTGAAGAAAACACGACCCAGATCAAAGAATTGGACATTATCAGTGATTCCACCAATGGAATCACTTGA